A section of the Saliniramus fredricksonii genome encodes:
- the rpmD gene encoding 50S ribosomal protein L30: MADKTIIVEQTGSPIRRDASQRQTLVGLGLNKMHRRKTLPDTPAVRGMIAKVKHLVRVVDGQ; the protein is encoded by the coding sequence ATGGCTGACAAGACCATCATTGTGGAGCAGACCGGTTCGCCGATCCGCCGCGACGCCAGCCAGCGTCAGACGCTGGTCGGGCTCGGTCTCAACAAGATGCATCGCAGGAAGACCCTTCCCGATACGCCTGCCGTACGCGGCATGATCGCGAAGGTCAAACACCTCGTCCGCGTCGTCGACGGGCAGTAA
- the rplO gene encoding 50S ribosomal protein L15 has protein sequence MKLNEIRDNPGAVKERMRVGRGIGSGKGKTGGRGVKGQKSRSGVSIKAFEGGQMPIYRRVPKRGFNNPGARDLNEVNIGRVQQAVDAGKLDASNPVTIEALVAAGVCSRVRDGVKILGVGELKAKLTFEVVAASKSARAAIEAAGGAVKASDDAVAQA, from the coding sequence ATGAAGCTTAATGAAATTCGTGACAACCCCGGCGCCGTCAAGGAGCGCATGCGGGTCGGTCGCGGCATCGGTTCCGGCAAGGGCAAGACCGGTGGTCGTGGCGTCAAGGGTCAGAAATCCCGTTCGGGTGTCTCGATCAAGGCGTTCGAAGGCGGCCAGATGCCGATCTATCGCCGGGTTCCAAAGCGCGGCTTCAACAATCCGGGCGCACGGGATCTCAACGAGGTGAATATCGGCCGGGTCCAGCAAGCGGTCGATGCCGGCAAGCTGGATGCGTCGAACCCGGTCACGATCGAGGCGCTCGTCGCCGCCGGAGTATGTTCGCGGGTGCGTGACGGGGTGAAGATCCTCGGCGTCGGCGAGTTGAAGGCCAAGCTGACCTTCGAAGTCGTCGCGGCGTCGAAATCCGCTCGCGCGGCGATCGAGGCTGCCGGCGGCGCCGTCAAGGCATCCGACGACGCTGTTGCGCAGGCGTGA
- the rpsE gene encoding 30S ribosomal protein S5: MARERDRQDRDERDSEFVDRLVHINRVAKVVKGGRRFGFAALVVVGDQKGRVGFGHGKAREVPEAIRKATESAKRGLIRVPLREGRTLHHDTPGRHGAGKVIVRAAPAGTGIIAGGPMRAVFEAVGVQDVVAKSLGTSNPYNLVRATFDALKAVDSPRSVASRRGLKVSSLQARRRDGEAAAAEA, encoded by the coding sequence ATGGCAAGAGAACGTGACCGCCAGGATCGTGACGAGCGCGACAGCGAATTCGTCGATCGTCTGGTGCATATCAACCGCGTCGCCAAGGTGGTGAAGGGCGGCCGTCGTTTCGGCTTTGCCGCCCTCGTCGTCGTGGGTGACCAGAAGGGCCGCGTCGGTTTCGGCCACGGCAAGGCCCGCGAGGTTCCTGAGGCAATCCGCAAGGCGACGGAATCGGCCAAGCGTGGCCTGATTCGGGTGCCCCTGCGTGAGGGCCGTACGTTGCATCACGACACGCCCGGTCGTCATGGCGCCGGCAAGGTTATCGTGCGCGCCGCACCGGCGGGTACCGGCATCATTGCCGGCGGCCCGATGCGCGCCGTGTTCGAGGCCGTGGGTGTCCAGGATGTGGTGGCGAAGTCGCTCGGCACTTCCAACCCGTATAACCTCGTGCGCGCGACCTTCGATGCGCTCAAGGCCGTGGACAGCCCGCGTTCGGTGGCGTCACGTCGCGGTCTCAAGGTGTCTTCGCTGCAGGCCCGCCGTCGCGACGGTGAAGCCGCCGCGGCGGAAGCGTGA